One Natator depressus isolate rNatDep1 chromosome 6, rNatDep2.hap1, whole genome shotgun sequence DNA window includes the following coding sequences:
- the LOC141988496 gene encoding up-regulator of cell proliferation-like, with protein MVKTLRDHLLKTLEELEEDELKKFKFKLHEMPLKEGYEHIGRRTLKKVDVIDLADMLISCYEGDYAVEVTVEALKSINKRDLAEQLAKAIGNDALNSKQESDTQQGPELEEKALLEERRRALQDFLSTLKMEQHRSTKLALRDLQEINPESLQNWTPRALEDLPWHFMRKVIALNGTARNTSLGQGAPGDQASSADNGGQGNGSNVLHHSNMDARASLHPLDVLCAVLLCSDSFLQQEILSKMSMCQFALPLLLPALDTPKCTLLLWAMRDIVRKWRPHSLGESRGFREESLVLTKIPTVSFVRMGSCSFSKSKLLNEVLSPSQQHSDFFIHRDMESGNVPREIADGLVEISWCFPAGNEDSDLFPEPVAVTNLRGDIESHWLQFSFLTEVSSAVFIVTESINERQYTLLSSLQGSATKYNFILNYESGKRSETQEFLNKLAPVLNLSKQHVLEKEIGTKKEEFMEKLCSAIGSIMNDHHKDMNMEGMAVTARELGIQLDEDCEECQRAKNRVKDIMAEIKDVGNYKRQILQLQEDLWKSLSNVEREMCRLKGQGDVPTEEYKSRLKEKLLELRTQQNKCDLTDGLTKFINGIGTLSQMEICYFMKCMKSNLDGIAKGNHPNLQPNQQKLPELDESISVSSLGVEHFLRELGQFYEAEHSMVKIGKMAKIQRKFIHFPRLAADLMLEGFPMELIDGDASNIPLQWMTDVLTELHAKLGGKSRILVLTVLGGQSTGKSTLLNTMFGLQFAVSNGRRTRGAFMSLIKVAENFREDLGCDFILVIDTEGLKAPELARLEDSYQHDSELATLVVGLSDITIVNLAMENATEMQDVLQIVVHAFLRMEETGHMPSCQFVHQNISDVAAYEQNMRDRKYLVEQLNEMTIAAAKMEKLQKEITVSDIMDYDPEKHNWYIPSLWHGDPPMAPVNIGYSESVCGLKKFLFEFVRQHSLKSVPKDLPQFIEWVKSLWNALRHDDFLFSFRNPFTTEAYTKISAKSVGWEWAFRKEMNLWVTEKQTFFQNQPPAKLDACVLTNLTSETEQKLSHESHRILEWFQSATAKLAVSAVKNMGYFVRNSVPLSLQSSSYSHVICSNLVTASEGWRKKNTIQGTCIKTIEGEMDLLLEYCKMRENKADNKELEMEFEEMWSETVSKIRLGCLDEKQIYQDIELLLREDLAKQENSSSLKLQENSNLLNYGTKSFIMKKEYLDLPWIKTLNEWFTQECWHKTEELVKSLMEQCKDYIKNVADTKADYDEIYSRNLLRMINQRLQEADVQKLHTSSCFKVDLKLHILGEVAPLLEKMQVSFMKENDPELYLEKLKPQYLSTFRDLCLGKDSCQTRARDLCHWCLKPVLVEYVNNRLGLEIVDDILSSGQFDEYTNRSLFQFTALKKLLKYENFDTYIIYINNYEHFVKIWVEGHLLDFYSRTARLQHLEKEILSSVIKKVRTALESPSDKSTNTVCDFLDAFCGALQNDLVISKDRLAVVRFKNTANPMQFSADVQAILPELEKEILAEFDELTFESKLSKLSVKPQDEIFNCVFGCGQQCPFCKVPCEAGGMDHTEHFATVHRPQGLGQCKNKRTGMLEYSLCSSDVVSNALFKNSETEEKFHPYKDYRRYYPDWRIQPDPSIDTSDYWKFIFNRFNYKFAKKYNAKPANLPQVWEKITKEQALQSLEEAFNIKK; from the coding sequence AGAGAAGGAGAGCACTCCAGGACTTCCTGTCCACTCTGAAGATGGAGCAGCACAGAAGCACAAAGCTGGCGctgagagatctccaggaaatcAATCCAGAAAGCCTACAGAACTGGACTCCTCGGGCATTAGAGGATTTACCATGGCATTTTATGAGGAAGGTCATAGCTTTGAATGGGACAGCCAGAAACACGAGCCTTGGGCAGGGAGCACCTGGTGACCAAGCCAGCAGTGCGGACAACGGGGGACAAGGCAATGGTAGTAATGTTCTTCATCATAGCAACATGGACGCGAGAGCTTCTCTGCACCCCCTCGATGTTCTCTGTGCTGTGCTGCTTTGCTCAGACAGTTTCCTACAGCAGGAGATCCTCTCCAAAATGTCCATGTGCCAGTTTGCCCTCCCTCTGCTGTTACCTGCCCTTGACACCCCCAAGTGCACCCTACTGCTGTGGGCCATGAGGGACATTGTGAGGAAGTGGAGGCCGCACTCCCTGGGAGAAAGCAGAGGATTCAGAGAGGAGAGCCTGGTACTCACCAAAATACCAACCGTTTCCTTTGTGCGGATGGGgagctgcagcttctccaagtCCAAACTCCTCAATGAggttctcagcccctcccagcagcacagcgATTTCTTTATCCATCGGGACATGGAGTCCGGGAATGTCCCTCGGGAAATCGCAGATGGACTGGTTGAGATTTCCTGGTGTTTCCCTGCTGGAAACGAGGATTCAGATCTTTTCCCAGAGCCCGTCGCAGTTACAAATCTGCGTGGAGACATTgagtcccactggctgcagtttagCTTTTTAACAGAGGTCTCCTCAGCAGTGTTCATAGTTACTGAAAGCATCAACGAGAGACAATACACGCTGTTATCATCTCTGCAGGGATCAGCCACTAAATACAACTTCATCCTCAATTACGAGTCTGGCAAACGGAGTGAAACTCAGGAATTCCTCAATAAATTAGCGCCAGTGCTGAACCTGAGTAAACAACATGTCCTAGAGAAAGAAATTGGGACCAAGAAAGAGGAATTCATGGAAAAGTTGTGCTCTGCTATAGGAAGTATAATGAACGATCATCACAAGGACATGAATATGGAAGGCATGGCTGTGACCGCACGTGAACTGGGAATCCAGCTGGATGAGGACTGTGAGGAATGTCAGAGAGCAAAGAACCGCGTTAAAGACATCATGGCAGAAATAAAAGATGTTGGAAATTACAAGAGGCAAATACTGCAACTGCAAGAGGACCTGTGGAAGAGCTTAAGCAACGTGGAAAGAGAAATGTGCAGATTGAAAGGACAAGGGGATGTCCCCACAGAAGAATATAAATCTAGGCTGAAAGAGAAATTGTTGGAGTTACGTACACAGCAGAATAAATGTGACCTTACTGACGGTTTGACTAAATTTATCAATGGAATAGGAACACTATCTCAAATGGAAATATGCTACTTCATGAAATGCATGAAATCTAATTTAGATGGCATTGCAAAGGGGAACCATCCTAACTTGCAACCTAACCAACAAAAGCTACCAGAACTGGATGAATCCATCTCTGTCAGTTCTCTAGGAGTGGAGCATTTCCTGCGTGAGCTGGGGCAGTTCTACGAGGCTGAACACTCAATGGTGAAGATAGGCAAAATGGCAAAAATTCAAAGGAAATTCATTCATTTCCCGAGGTTAGCAGCTGACTTGATGCTGGAAGGATTTCCCATGGAGCTCATCGATGGAGATGCCTCCAACATCCCACTGCAGTGGATGACAGATGTTCTGACTGAGCTCCATGCCAAGCTGGGGGGAAAGTCCAGAATCCTGGTTCTAACAGTGCTGGGAGGGCAGAGCACTGGAAAATCCACCCTCCTCAACACCATGTTCGGCCTGCAGTTTGCAGTGAGCAATGGCCGACGTACGCGAGGAGCCTTCATGTCACTCATTAAAGTGGCAGAGAACTTTCGGGAGGACCTGGGCTGTGATTTCATCCTGGTGATAGACACAGAAGGACTGAAAGCCCCTGAACTGGCAAGGCTGGAGGATAGTTATCAACATGACAGTGAGCTGGCCACCCTGGTGGTTGGACTGAGCGACATAACCATCGTTAACCTGGCTATGGAGAACGCCACCGAAATGCAGGATGTTCTGCAAATTGTGGTTCATGCCTTTCTCAGAATGGAGGAAACGGGGCACATGCCCAGCTGCCAATTTGTGCATCAGAACATCAGTGATGTGGCTGCCTATGAACAAAACATGAGAGACAGGAAATATCTTGTGGAGCAGCTGAATGAAATGACCATAGCTGCAGCAAAGATGGAAAAACTACAGAAAGAAATTACGGTTTCTGACATTATGGACTATGATCCAGAGAAACACAATTGGTACATCCCCAGCCTGTGGCATGGGGACCCTCCAATGGCACCAGTGAATATTGGGTacagtgagagtgtgtgtgggcTAAAGAAATTTTTGTTTGAATTTGTAAGACAACATTCACTTAAGAGCGTTCCCAAAGACCTTCCCCAATTTATCGAATGGGTGAAGAGTCTGTGGAATGCTCTGAGACATGACGACTTCCTCTTCAGCTTTAGAAACCCCTTCACAACTGAAGCCTACACCAAGATATCTGCAAAGTCTGTAGGGTGGGAATGGGCGTTCCGCAAGGAGATGAATCTGTGGGTAACTGAAAAACAAACTTTCTTCCAGAATCAACCACCAGCTAAATTAGATGCTTGTGTCCTGACCAACTTAACAAGTGAGACTGAGCAGAAACTGAGCCATGAATCACACAGGATTTTGGAGTGGTTTCAAAGTGCAACAGCAAAACTGGCAGTTTCCGCTGTAAAGAACATGGGATATTTTGTTAGGAATTCAGTTCCACTATCTCTTCAAAGTTCAAGTTATTCACATGTCATTTGTTCCAATCTGGTGACTGCCAGCGAAGGATGGCGAAAGAAAAACACTATTCAGGGTACGTGCATAAAAACAATCGAAGGTGAAATGGACTTGCTTTTGGAATACTGTAAAATGAGAGAGAACAAAGCAGACAACAAGGAACTGGAAATGGAGTTTGAAGAAATGTGGAGTGAGACCGTGTCAAAAATACGGCTGGGCTGTTTGGATGAAAAGCAAATTTATCAAGACATTGAGTTGCTTCTGAGAGAGGACCTGGCTAAGCAAGAGAATTCATCCAGTCTAAAGCTACAGGAAAACAGCAACTTATTGAATTATGGAACAAAATCTTTCATTATGAAAAAggaatacttagatttaccatgGATTAAGACCCTGAATGAATGGTTCACGCAGGAATGCTGGCATAAAACAGAAGAACTTGTTAAATCATTAATGGAACAGTGCAAagattatattaaaaatgtagcaGATACCAAAGCAGACTATGATGAAATTTACAGCAGAAATCTGTTGAGGATGATCAATCAGAGGCTTCAAGAGGCAGACGTTCAGAAACTTCACACGAGCTCTTGCTTTAAAGTTGACCTGAAGCTTCACATTTTAGGGGAAGTGGCTCCTTTATTAGAGAAGATGCAAGTAAGCTTCATGAAAGAAAATGATCCTGAACTTTATCTGGAGAAACTAAAACCTCAGTATCTCTCCACATTTAGAGATctttgtttggggaaggattccTGCCAAACAAGGGCCAGGGATTTGTGTCATTGGTGTCTTAAACCTGTCTTGGTGGAGTATGTGAACAACAGACTTGGGTTAGAAATAGTCGATGACATTCTCAGCAGTGGACAGTTTGATGAATATACAAACCGAAGCCTTTTCCAGTTCACTGCCCTGAAGAAGCTGTTGAAATATGAAAACTTTGACACCTATATCATATACATTAATAACTATGaacattttgtcaaaatctgGGTAGAGGGACACCTGCTAGATTTCTACAGCCGGACAGCACGGTTGCAACACCTGGAGAAAGAGATTCTGTCCTCAGTAATAAAGAAAGTCAGGACTGCTCTGGAGTCTCCCAGTGACAAAAGCACCAACACGGTCTGTGACTTTTTAGATGCGTTTTGTGGAGCGTTACAGAATGACTTGGTGATTTCCAAGGACCGTCTGGCAGTGGTGCGGTTTAAAAACACGGCAAATCCTATGCAGTTTTCTGCTGACGTTCAGGCCATCCTTCCCGAACTGGAAAAAGAAATCTTAGCTGAATTTGATGAGTTGACATTTGAATCCAAACTCTCCAAACTGTCCGTGAAGCCCCAGGATGAAATCTTCAACTGCGTGTTTGGctgcgggcagcagtgcccattcTGTAAAGTCCCCTGTGAAGCAGGAGGCATGGATCATACAGAACACTTTGCTACAGTCCATCGGCCTCAGGGATTAGGGCAGTGCAAAAACAAACGGACAGGAATGCTTGAGTACTCTTTGTGTTCTTCTGATGTGGTTTCCAAcgctttatttaaaaattcagaaaCGGAAGAGAAATTTCATCCCTATAAAGATTATCGACGATATTACCCAGACTGGCGCATCCAGCCCGATCCCAGCATCGACACTTCTGACTATTGGAAGTTCATTTTTAACAGGTTCAACTATAAGTTTGCTAAGAAGTACAATGCTAAGCCAGCAAATCTGCCACAGGTTTGGGAAAAAATAACCAAAGAACAGGCGCTACAAAGCCTAGAGGAAGCAtttaacataaaaaaataa